Within Actinoplanes sp. L3-i22, the genomic segment GAGTCAGGTCATCAGGGCCGCGGTCTACATCGACCTGGACTTCCGGTACGGCTGGGACGGCATCGCCGACGGCAGCTTCGACTTCCCGGTCAACTCGACGTGGTTCGTCGACGGGCGCCTCTCCCAGTACGCGAACGCCCGCTCCTCGTTCTGCGCGGGCCTCACCGCGCAGCGTTTCACCACCCCCTGTTAAGGATCTCGATGAAGAAGAGACTGGCCGCCGTCGCGGCCATAGCCGTCGCGGCTCTGGCCGTCCCCCTCCTCTCCTCCCCCGCCGAGGCCGCGATCAGCGGCCCGAACCTCCCGGCCGGCAACAAGGTGCTGTTCCTGGCCGGTCAGACCACCCCGGACCTGGCCGCCTACAAGTCGCAGGTGCTCGACGTCGACGCCGGTTTCCCCAAGCCGGGCGGCGTCACCATGTACACCAACATCTCGCCGAACGCCTGCAACGGGCTCACCGCCACCTGTGACCTCAACGGCAACGTGTTCAACTTCGACCAGACGCTGGCCCAGTACCCGGGCGCCGCGCTGGCCGTCGGGCTCTACCTCGCGGACAGCCCGGGCTGCAACAACCAGCCGCTGCGGGCGATCATCAACCGGCCGGACGCGGACATCGCCGGGGCGCTCGGCGCGCAGTACCGGCAGAACCTGGACAACCTGATCACCTACCTGAAGAACACCGGCCGGGCCGTCTACCTGCGCGTCGGCTACGAGTTCGACGGGCCGTGGAACTGCTACAACGCGGACTTCTACAAGGCCGCGTTCCGGGTGGTGAAGCAGCGGATCACCGCGCTCGGCGCGAGCAACGTGGCGACCGTGTGGCAGAGCGCCAGCTACGTCAAGGACGGGGCGCCGGAGTACAAGCAGGACTTCTCCAACCCGAGCCACCTGGCCGACTGGTATCCGGGCGACGACGTCGTGGACTGGGTCGCGATGAGCACGTTCTACTGGGACGCGACGTACCGCAAACACCAGTGGGCCTGTGACACCCCGACCAGTTCCCCGGGCGTGCTCTACGACCGGGTGCTGAACTTCGCCCGCGCGCACGGCAAGCCGGCGATGATCGCGGAGTCGACGCCGCAGGGCTACCGGACCTCGGCGCTCGACTCGTCCTGCGTCAACGTGAACAACCGGGTCGCACTGGGCAGCGGGGCCGAGCTGGCCGGCTGGTACGACCAGTACTTCGGGTACATCAACGCGAACACCGACGTGCTGCGCGCGGTCTCCTACATCAACAGCGACTGGGAGGCGATCAAGCAGTTCAACTGCCCGGTCGGCGCGACCGCGGGCTCGCCGAACTGCACCGACGGGTACTGGGGTGACAGCCGGATCCAGGACAACGCGACGATCCGGGCGAACTTCAAGCGCGAGCTGCAGAACTCGATCTTCGTGAACGGGACGCTCGCCGGCCGCGGGGTCGATTGGGGCAGTGGCGTCCCGACAAATCCGACTTCATCCCCGACGCCGACGCCGTCCACCTCTACTCCCCCGGCCACCGGCGGCCGCGACGCGTTCGCCACGATCGAGGCCGAGGGCCCGGACTCGCAGAGCGGCACCCAGGTGATCGGCGGCAACCGGCTCGGCTCGCTGAACACCGGCGACTGGGCCCGCTACGACCGCATCACTTTCGGTCACACCCCGAACCTGGTAACCTTCCGGTACTCGTCTGCGCGCGCCACCAACCAGGCGTTCACGCTGGAGTTCCACGCCGGCTCGGCGACCGGCCCGGTGATCGCCGCGCCCGGGGTGCTCGGCACCGGCTCGACCGGGACGTTCAAGGAGCTCGCCTTCAACGTCGGCAACCTGCCGGCCGGCACCACCTCGATCACCGTCGTCCCGCGCGCCAACGAGACCACCGACATCCTCGAGCTCGACTGGTTCCGCTTCTCCTGACCACCGACGGAAAGACCGAAACCCCTGCTTGGGTACGGGATGAGCCGACGCTCGCCCGAGCCGCTCCGCACCGGGAGCGACTCGGGCGAGCACTGCTCAGCGACCGCCCAGCCACCGCGGCCAGCGCCGCTCCCGCGAGCGCCCACCCGCCCGGGGCCGCGCGGCCGGAGCCGGCGCCTCGTCCTCGGCGGAGTCCTCCGCGAGCCGCTCCAGGATCGCCGTCGCCAGGCCGCGATCGTCCCCGGTCGCGCCCGGCGTGATCAGCATCAGGTGCGCCAGCGACCCCCAGATCGTCACCGGCCGCGGCGCCTCGGTGGCCGCGTCCAGCCGATCCCGGACCAGCTGCCGCACCTCGGCCCGCAGCCCGGACTCCCGGTAGGCGGCGGTGACCAGCGCGAACAGCGCCGCGTCGGAGACCCAGTCCTCGACCCCGAAGGCCAGATCGACCAGCACCTGACGGCGGGTCGACGTCGCCCACGGCTCGTCCGTGCGGTGGTGCAGGATGCCCAGGCAGACCCAGGGCTGCAGCAGCCGGTACCAGTACGCCGGGTCGGACTTCGCCAGCACCTGGTAGCGCGGTACGTCCGGCGCCTGCGGCGGGTGCACGAGCAGCCCGAGCAGGTCGTCCAGGGGCAGGTCACCGAGCGGCTCGGCCTGAACATGACCGGACAGCGGGGAGGCCCACGGCTCCGCGCCGACCTGGTACAGCACCCGGACCGCCTCGCGGGACGGGGCGAACACCGCCGGCTCCGCCTCGACCCCCTGGTAGCGCCAGACGGCGTACCGGCCGGGGCGCAGCGGGACGCGCATGTCCGGCGCGGCGAACTCGGCGATCCCGATCTTCACCGGCCCGCCCGCGGCCCGCTCGAACGCGGCGAGCGCGCTGGCCGGCTCCCCGCCGGAGAGCCCCAGCTCGTGGATCTCGGCGCTCTCGCCGTCCGCGCGCCGCCGGGCGATCTCCCGGCTGATGTTGATCACGGCTTCCTCGGGCATCGGCACCCAGTTCAGCCAGGTCCGCTTCTCACCGGCCATCGCGAACAGCAGGTCGGTGGTCCCGCAGCCGTGCGGATCGTCGGCGATCGCGACCAGATCGTCGACCGCACCGGACTCCCGGAACCGCAGCGCGTGCCGCGCGGCCTCCCGGTGCGGAAAATCCGGGTTCCCGGCAAGCTCCTGAAGCCGCTCTTCCACGCTTTCCCCAGCCATGGCGCGTGAGCTTAGTTGATCAGAACGCCCCTCGTCGGCCTGCTTCCCTCAAGATCAAACCCCGGCTCCGGTACGCCCCGAAAACGCCCGCCCCCACGCAACTCGCGCGGGCGGCGGGCGTGGGAAGCGGGCGGATGTGGGTCAGGCCGGGTGGTAGTGGGCGTCGGAGAACTCGGCCGGGAGCGACTCGCCGGTCAGGTCCTGGGCCCAGAGGCCGACGAACGTGCCGGTGAATCCCCAGGTCAGAGCGTTCTCGCCGTCGGATTCGTGGGCGTGTTCGTCGGAGAGGGTGCTCGCGTCGAACGGCCCCCAGGTGGTCGAGCCGTAGGCGGCGGTCAGTGTTCCGTCGTCGAAATCCAGGCGGAACCGGGCCGGGCCGGACACCGGGACCGCCGGGCCGTGCGAGCGCAGCCGCCCGCGGGTGCACGAGGTCACCTCGGCGACCGGGCCGCCGTCCCAGCCGATCCGCAGGAAGTACCAGTTGCGGCTGTTGTAGTAGGCGACGATCCCGGCCATCTGCTGGAACCCGGACGGTTCGAAGTCGACGGTCGCCTCGAACGACGCCCGGGTGTGCTGGACCCGCCGGGCGAGCAGGCTCTCCCCGGCCCGGGACGACGGCGGCCGGCCGCCGAGGAGCCGGACCCGGCCCGGATCAAGAACGGTCAGCCAGGACGGGTCGGCCGGCCGCCGCAGGGTGTTCCAGTGCGGTCCGGTGAAGTCTTCCGGGGCGGCCGGCCACGGATGGGCCGGCAGGTCCGGACCGGTCACCACGTCGTGCGGGACGCCGCCGGCGATCCGCGGCCAGCCGTCGTCGGTCCAGGTGACCCGCTGGACGGCGGTCTCCCGGCCGAGCACGCACCGGCCGCGCGGCGCGCTCAGCGGCCGGCCGGCCAGGTGCGCGAAGAACCACTCGCCGGCCGGGGTCTCGACCAGGCTGCCGTGACCGGCCTTCTGCAGGGCCAGGTCGGGCCGGTGCACCGCGGTGAGCAGCGGGCCGGCCGGGTCCGTCTCGTACGGCCCGAGCAGCCGCCGCGACCGCGCGACCGTCGCCTGGTGGAACCACTCGGTGCCACCCTCCGCGGTGACCAGGTAGTACCAGCCGTCCCGCCGGTACACGTGCGGGCCCTCGGTCATGCCGGCGGCGGTCCCGCCGTACACCTGATGGGGTTTGCCCAGCAGTTTGCCGGTGGCCCGGTCCAGCTCCTGGGCGATGATCCCGGCCGCCCAGGGGTGCCCGGGCCGCCAGTCGACCTGGTTGGACAGCAGCCAGGAGCGGCCGTCGTCGTCGTGGAACAGCGACGGGTCGAAGCCGCGGGCGTGCAGCGGCACCGGGTCGGACCAGGGTCCGTCGATGCTCGGCGCGGTGACCAGGTAGTTCGGCGTGTCGAAGAAGCCGGTGTAGCCGCCGACGTTCGTGAACACCAGGTGGAACAGCCCGTCGGCCCAGGTCAGGCACGGCGCCCAGACCCCGCCGGAGTCCGGGACGCCGGCCAGGTCGAGCAGCCGGCGGACGGACAGCACGCCGCCCAACGGCCGCCAGTGCACCAGGTCCCGGGAGTGGTGCAGGCGGACCCCGGGGTACCACTCGAACGTCGAGGTGGCCAGGTAGTAGTCGGCGCCGACGCGCAGGATCGACGGGTCCGGGTGGAATCCGGGCAGGACAGGATTGTGGATCTCGGGCACCGGCGGCTACTTTCCGAAGCCGGCCGCGAGCCCGCTGAGCAGGTGCCGGCGGCCGAACAGGTACAGGGCGAGGACCGGCAGCGCGGAGAGCACGACCGCGGCCATCAGTCCGGGCACGTTCGTGCCGTACTGGCTCTGGAACTTCCACAGGCCCAGGGTGAGCACGCGCTGCTCGTCGCTCTGGGTGAGCACGAGCGGGAACAGGAAGCCGTTCCAGGCGCCCAGGCCGACGAAGATGCCGACGCTGACCAGTCCCGGCCGGGACAGCGGCAGGACGAGCCGGGTGAAGATCCGGCCGCTGGCGGCGCCGTCGACGGTCATCGCCTCGTACAGCTCGCCGGGGATGTCGCGCAGCGTGCTGGTCAGCACGACGATCGCGATCGGCAGCGAGAACGCGGCGGTCGGCAGGATCACCGCGAGCAGCGAGTCGTACAGCTGCAGTCGCGTGATGATCAGGTAGATCGGCACGATGACGGCCTGGGCCGGGACGGCCAGCCCGAGCAGGAAGACGTTGAACGCGATCTTCAGCTGCCGGCTGGGGTTGCGGACGATCGCGTACGCCGCCGGCAGCGCCACCCCGAGCACCACCGCGACCGTGCCGAACGCCACGATCAGGCTGTTGACCAGGTACGTGGTGAAGCCGAGCTCGAACAGCGAGGTGAAGTTCCCCAGCGTGGGGCGGGTCGGCAGGTCGAGCGGGCCCTGTTCGATGTACGCGTCCTGGGTCCGGAACCCGGTGATCACCACGAAGTAGATCGGGACGGCGACGATGATCAGCCAAACGGTGGCGAGCACGCCGGCCGGCACGTTCGCCCGGTTTTTTCCTGACATCACGCTCCCTCCCGATCGCTGGCCATCCGGTGATAGCCGGTGGACCGGACCACGACCACCGACAACGCGGTGCCGACCGCGACCAGCAGCACCGCGAGGACGCTGGCGTAGCCCATGTCGAAGCCGACGAAGCCCTTGATGTACATGTGCAGCGGCAGCACCCGGGTCGCGGTGCCCGGCCCGCCGTTGGTCATCAGCAGAATCATTTCGAAGTACGTCAGTGAGCCCACCAGCATCAGCACCGAGCTCGCGATGATCGTGTTCCGCAACTGCGGCAGCGTGATCGCGAAGAACTGCCGCACCCCCGTTGCCCCGTCGATCTGCGCGGCCTCGTAGAGCGACCGCGGGATCTGCCGGGTCGCCGACTGGTAGAGCAGGGTGTGGAACGGCACGAACTGCCAGGCCACGACGAACGCGACGACGTAGAGCGCGTGGTCCGAGCCGAGGAAGTTGCCGTCGGCGAATCCGACGTATTTGCCGTAGTCGGCGGCCAGGCCGAAGTTCGGGTCGAGCAGCGACACGAAGGTCAGCGAGATGGCCGCGGTGGACAGCAGCAGCGGCAGGAAGAACAGCGTCGACAGCGCCGCCCGGCCGCGCTGCGGGCCGGCCGCCCAGACCCCGATGAGCAGGGCGAGCGGGGTCTGCAGCAGCCAGGAGACGACGGTCAGGGTGACCGTCTTGACGATGCCGTTGACCAGGTCCGGGTCGTCGGTGATCGACTTCCAGTTGTCCAGGCCGATCCACTGCGGGTCGCCGAGGCCGTTCCACTTGGTGAAGCTGAGGTAGACCACCGCGAAGACCGGCAGGATGCCGAGCGCGAGGAAGAAGAGAACCGCGGGCGCGGCCCAGGTGAACCCGGGCCGCTCCCGGCGTGCCGCCGCGATCATTTGACCTTGGCCATGTTGCCGGCGAACTCGTCCGGCGTGATCTTGTTGATGAACAGCTTCTGCAGGTTGGTCAGCAGTTCGGCGCTGACCGACGGGCTGAGCGCCTGGTCCCAGGACTGGGTGAAGCTGGGGGCGCCGGCGACCAGGTCGTAGGTGAACGTGGTGAACTCGGAGTTCGGCTTCGCCTTCAGGGTCGCCTCGATGCCCTTGACCGGCGGCACCTGGCCGGCCTCGATCAGGCCGTTGATGTAGGCGTCCGAGGTCAGCGACTTGGCCAGGAAGTCGGTGGCGACCGCCTTGTTCTTCGACCCGGCGTTGATCGAGTAGTAGTTGCTCGGGTTGCCCACGACCGCCTTCGGGTCACCGGCGCCGCCCTCGTAGGCCGGAAAGCCCACGTAGCCGAGCTTGCCGTCGGTGATGAACTTCGGGTTCGCGTCCTTCTGCACCGAGTAGTCCCAGGTACCCATCAGGTGCATGGCCGCCTTGCCGGTGGCGAACAGCTTCGACGCGCCCTGGTTGTCGTAGTTGACCGAGGCGTAGTTGGAGCCGAACGCGCCCCGCTTGACCAGGTTCTGGATCTCCCCGAGGGACTTGACGACCGCCGGGTCGGTCCAGGCGCCGTCCCGGCCGTCGACGATCGCCTTGAACTTGTCCACGCCGCCGATCCGGTCCAGCAGATACTCCAGCCACATCAGCTCGGTCCAGCCCTGGGAGCCGGCCAGCGCGATCGGCGTGATCCCCTTCGACTTGAAGACATCGATCAAATTCAGGAGCTCGGCGTACGTCGTCGGCGGCTGCACGCCGGCCTTGGCGAACACGTCCTTGTTGATGAACAGGACCACCGGCAGCACCCCGATCATCGGCAGGCCGTACTGCTTGCCGCCGACCTTGCCGACGTCCATGACGCTGGGCAGGAACTTGTCGGTCAGTCCGGGGTTCTTGGCGAGCAGGTCGTCGAGCGGCTCGACCTGCTTGGCGTCGACGAACTGCTTGAGGTTGCCGCCGCCCCAGTTGAAGAAGACGTCCGGCGCCTGCGGCGAGCCCATCGCCACCTGCAGCTTCTGCTTGTACGCGTCGTTGACGTAGGTGACCAGCTTGACGTTGTCGCCGGTGCCGGCGTTGAAGTCGGCGATGCTCCGGGTCGCGATCGGGTTGACCGCGGCGTCCTCCAGGGCCCACACCTGCACGTCGGCGCCGGCCGCGCCGGACCCGGTGCCCGGGCCGGAGTTGCCGCACGCGGAGGCGAGGGTCAGCACCGCGGAGGCGGCGACCACTTTCAGAACGGTTCTGCGCATGGTTATCGAAATCTTTCGGAGAGGTTTCGGTGCTCATCAGCGGCGGTGTAACGTGCCGATCACATGGCATGCCATCGATCCGGGCAAGACTTTTCGAAACATGGGGGAAACGTGGAGTCGAGTCGGCGGCCGACCCTGACCGAGATCGCCCGGGAGGCCAACGTGGCGATCTCGACCGTGTCGAAGGTGCTCAACGGGCACACCGACGTGGCGCCGACGACCCGGCGGACGATCGAGAAACTGATCACCGAGCGCGGCTATCAGCGGCCCCGGACGGCGCGGCGGGCCGGGCGGCGCACCGACCTGATCGACCTGGTGATCAACCAGCTGGACAGCGTCTGGGGGCTGTCGATCCTGTCCGGGGTGGAGGAGGTGATCGAGGAGGCCGGGCTCAGCCTGGTGGTGTCCTCGGTGCACAACCGGCAGTCGCTGACCCGGCGCTGGATCGACTCGCTGCTGGCCCGCGGCTCGGAGGGGGCGATCCTGGTGCTCTCCGAGCTGACCGTGCAGCAGCGCGCCGACCTGGAGCGGCGCGGGCTGCCGTTCGTGGTGGTGGACGGGGTGAGCCAGCCGCCGCCGGAGGTCCCGTCGATCGGCGCGACGAACTTCGCCGGCGGGTACGCGGCCGCCGAGCACCTGATCCAGCTCGGGCACACCCGGATCGCCGCGATCGGCGGGCCGGAGCAGTTGCAGTGCACCCGCGCCCGGATCGCCGGGTACCGGGCCGCGCTGGACACCGCCGGG encodes:
- a CDS encoding glycoside hydrolase family 43 protein gives rise to the protein MPEIHNPVLPGFHPDPSILRVGADYYLATSTFEWYPGVRLHHSRDLVHWRPLGGVLSVRRLLDLAGVPDSGGVWAPCLTWADGLFHLVFTNVGGYTGFFDTPNYLVTAPSIDGPWSDPVPLHARGFDPSLFHDDDGRSWLLSNQVDWRPGHPWAAGIIAQELDRATGKLLGKPHQVYGGTAAGMTEGPHVYRRDGWYYLVTAEGGTEWFHQATVARSRRLLGPYETDPAGPLLTAVHRPDLALQKAGHGSLVETPAGEWFFAHLAGRPLSAPRGRCVLGRETAVQRVTWTDDGWPRIAGGVPHDVVTGPDLPAHPWPAAPEDFTGPHWNTLRRPADPSWLTVLDPGRVRLLGGRPPSSRAGESLLARRVQHTRASFEATVDFEPSGFQQMAGIVAYYNSRNWYFLRIGWDGGPVAEVTSCTRGRLRSHGPAVPVSGPARFRLDFDDGTLTAAYGSTTWGPFDASTLSDEHAHESDGENALTWGFTGTFVGLWAQDLTGESLPAEFSDAHYHPA
- a CDS encoding carbohydrate-binding protein; the protein is MKKRLAAVAAIAVAALAVPLLSSPAEAAISGPNLPAGNKVLFLAGQTTPDLAAYKSQVLDVDAGFPKPGGVTMYTNISPNACNGLTATCDLNGNVFNFDQTLAQYPGAALAVGLYLADSPGCNNQPLRAIINRPDADIAGALGAQYRQNLDNLITYLKNTGRAVYLRVGYEFDGPWNCYNADFYKAAFRVVKQRITALGASNVATVWQSASYVKDGAPEYKQDFSNPSHLADWYPGDDVVDWVAMSTFYWDATYRKHQWACDTPTSSPGVLYDRVLNFARAHGKPAMIAESTPQGYRTSALDSSCVNVNNRVALGSGAELAGWYDQYFGYINANTDVLRAVSYINSDWEAIKQFNCPVGATAGSPNCTDGYWGDSRIQDNATIRANFKRELQNSIFVNGTLAGRGVDWGSGVPTNPTSSPTPTPSTSTPPATGGRDAFATIEAEGPDSQSGTQVIGGNRLGSLNTGDWARYDRITFGHTPNLVTFRYSSARATNQAFTLEFHAGSATGPVIAAPGVLGTGSTGTFKELAFNVGNLPAGTTSITVVPRANETTDILELDWFRFS
- a CDS encoding carbohydrate ABC transporter permease, producing the protein MIAAARRERPGFTWAAPAVLFFLALGILPVFAVVYLSFTKWNGLGDPQWIGLDNWKSITDDPDLVNGIVKTVTLTVVSWLLQTPLALLIGVWAAGPQRGRAALSTLFFLPLLLSTAAISLTFVSLLDPNFGLAADYGKYVGFADGNFLGSDHALYVVAFVVAWQFVPFHTLLYQSATRQIPRSLYEAAQIDGATGVRQFFAITLPQLRNTIIASSVLMLVGSLTYFEMILLMTNGGPGTATRVLPLHMYIKGFVGFDMGYASVLAVLLVAVGTALSVVVVRSTGYHRMASDREGA
- a CDS encoding LacI family DNA-binding transcriptional regulator, with amino-acid sequence MESSRRPTLTEIAREANVAISTVSKVLNGHTDVAPTTRRTIEKLITERGYQRPRTARRAGRRTDLIDLVINQLDSVWGLSILSGVEEVIEEAGLSLVVSSVHNRQSLTRRWIDSLLARGSEGAILVLSELTVQQRADLERRGLPFVVVDGVSQPPPEVPSIGATNFAGGYAAAEHLIQLGHTRIAAIGGPEQLQCTRARIAGYRAALDTAGLTADRQLVRYSNFQHEGGLQATASLLELADRPTAIFAGSDQQATGVYEALRRAGLRIPGDVSVVGFDDLNFAQWTAPPLTTVRQPLHEMGVAAARTLLRLIHGERLESTRIELATELVVRASTARVAE
- a CDS encoding carbohydrate ABC transporter permease → MSGKNRANVPAGVLATVWLIIVAVPIYFVVITGFRTQDAYIEQGPLDLPTRPTLGNFTSLFELGFTTYLVNSLIVAFGTVAVVLGVALPAAYAIVRNPSRQLKIAFNVFLLGLAVPAQAVIVPIYLIITRLQLYDSLLAVILPTAAFSLPIAIVVLTSTLRDIPGELYEAMTVDGAASGRIFTRLVLPLSRPGLVSVGIFVGLGAWNGFLFPLVLTQSDEQRVLTLGLWKFQSQYGTNVPGLMAAVVLSALPVLALYLFGRRHLLSGLAAGFGK
- a CDS encoding ABC transporter substrate-binding protein translates to MRRTVLKVVAASAVLTLASACGNSGPGTGSGAAGADVQVWALEDAAVNPIATRSIADFNAGTGDNVKLVTYVNDAYKQKLQVAMGSPQAPDVFFNWGGGNLKQFVDAKQVEPLDDLLAKNPGLTDKFLPSVMDVGKVGGKQYGLPMIGVLPVVLFINKDVFAKAGVQPPTTYAELLNLIDVFKSKGITPIALAGSQGWTELMWLEYLLDRIGGVDKFKAIVDGRDGAWTDPAVVKSLGEIQNLVKRGAFGSNYASVNYDNQGASKLFATGKAAMHLMGTWDYSVQKDANPKFITDGKLGYVGFPAYEGGAGDPKAVVGNPSNYYSINAGSKNKAVATDFLAKSLTSDAYINGLIEAGQVPPVKGIEATLKAKPNSEFTTFTYDLVAGAPSFTQSWDQALSPSVSAELLTNLQKLFINKITPDEFAGNMAKVK